From Aerosticca soli, a single genomic window includes:
- the nfi gene encoding deoxyribonuclease V (cleaves DNA at apurinic or apyrimidinic sites), producing MPAADAHARYPELPPWDGDVASARALQVELAARVSLQDTGSEPRRIAGVDVGFEEGGAITRAVAVLLDAATLDPLDEVVARLPTRMPYIPGLLSFRELPAVLVALGRLAASPDLVLVDGHGIAHPRGLGIAAHLGVLTGLPTIGVAKSILVGSHDELPAQRGACVPLRHRGRVIGSVLRSKDKVRPLIVSPGHRVSLVRAPQIVLACCRGYRLPEPTRLADRLASRRGPGACSDE from the coding sequence ATGCCCGCCGCCGATGCGCATGCCCGCTATCCCGAACTGCCGCCCTGGGACGGTGATGTCGCAAGCGCGCGCGCGCTGCAGGTCGAACTCGCGGCCAGGGTGAGCCTGCAGGACACCGGGTCCGAGCCGCGCCGCATCGCCGGTGTCGACGTCGGCTTCGAGGAGGGCGGGGCGATCACCCGCGCGGTGGCGGTCCTGCTCGATGCGGCGACCCTGGACCCGCTCGACGAGGTCGTGGCACGCCTGCCGACCCGCATGCCTTACATCCCCGGCCTGCTGTCCTTTCGCGAGCTGCCCGCCGTGCTCGTCGCGCTGGGCCGGCTGGCCGCATCCCCCGACCTGGTGCTGGTGGACGGCCATGGCATCGCCCATCCGCGGGGGCTGGGCATCGCCGCGCATCTGGGCGTGCTCACCGGCCTGCCGACCATCGGCGTGGCGAAGAGCATCCTGGTCGGCAGCCATGACGAGCTGCCCGCGCAGCGCGGCGCATGCGTGCCGCTGCGCCATCGCGGCCGCGTCATCGGCAGCGTGCTGCGCAGCAAGGACAAGGTGCGACCGCTGATCGTCTCGCCGGGGCACCGGGTGAGCCTGGTCCGGGCGCCGCAGATTGTGCTGGCCTGCTGCCGCGGCTATCGACTGCCCGAGCCGACCCGGCTGGCCGACCGGCTGGCTTCCCGTCGCGGTCCCGGGGCCTGTTCCGATGAATGA
- a CDS encoding alpha/beta hydrolase, with amino-acid sequence MPRSLIGLLLAAIGAAAPAQQLSFAPRADGAQVPMMVYPAASPSSTGCPPLALLSPGAGGSEQGLRYLAQGLGADGWRAIVIGHRESGMDALKRDVRTTRGLRAGLAMLVDDPAAYRARFMDIDAARQWASAPCKAPFTALLGHSMGAHTVQFEAGARNTAGLHPAGGFDAYVALSPAGPEAWLPADADAAITAPVLMITGTRDAGLGGDERWREQAFAALPPGQCDRLAVIDGATHMQLGGGSFDARTQQAVVALVTTWLDGLRAGTCKPAPALERVRIQDK; translated from the coding sequence ATGCCACGATCACTTATCGGTCTGCTGCTGGCGGCCATCGGTGCGGCCGCGCCGGCCCAGCAGCTCTCCTTCGCGCCGCGCGCCGATGGCGCCCAGGTGCCGATGATGGTGTACCCGGCCGCCTCGCCATCATCGACCGGCTGTCCGCCGCTGGCACTGCTGTCGCCCGGCGCGGGCGGCAGTGAGCAGGGGTTGCGCTACCTCGCCCAAGGACTGGGCGCGGACGGCTGGCGCGCCATCGTCATCGGACATCGCGAAAGCGGCATGGATGCGCTGAAACGGGACGTGCGCACCACGCGCGGCCTGCGTGCCGGTCTGGCCATGCTGGTGGATGACCCGGCCGCCTATCGTGCGCGTTTCATGGACATCGATGCCGCGCGGCAATGGGCGAGCGCGCCATGCAAGGCGCCATTCACCGCGCTGCTCGGGCATTCGATGGGCGCGCATACCGTGCAGTTCGAAGCCGGCGCGCGTAATACGGCGGGCCTGCATCCGGCCGGCGGATTCGACGCCTACGTCGCGCTCTCGCCCGCCGGCCCCGAAGCATGGCTGCCGGCGGATGCCGATGCCGCCATCACCGCGCCGGTATTGATGATCACCGGCACCCGGGATGCGGGCCTGGGCGGGGATGAGCGCTGGCGTGAGCAAGCCTTCGCCGCCCTGCCGCCAGGACAGTGCGATCGTCTGGCGGTGATCGACGGTGCCACGCACATGCAGCTCGGCGGCGGGAGCTTCGACGCGCGCACGCAGCAAGCCGTCGTGGCCCTGGTCACGACCTGGCTGGATGGGCTGCGCGCCGGCACGTGCAAACCGGCGCCGGCGCTCGAGCGCGTGCGCATCCAGGACAAGTGA
- a CDS encoding bacteriohemerythrin yields MSQSTAIDAPLIEWNPSLSVGIEEIDAQHRVLVDLLNRLHGAMLHHRASSESRLILDELVDYTRIHFAVEESLMRLFAYAEYEKHKASHDRLVEEVLRLRARLLDEGHPVTFELLHFLKKWLTLHILEEDKLYTPFFLSQGVQAQAHKPSWLRRLWKRGE; encoded by the coding sequence ATGTCCCAAAGCACCGCCATCGACGCCCCGCTCATCGAATGGAACCCGAGCCTGAGCGTGGGCATCGAGGAAATCGACGCCCAGCACCGCGTGCTGGTGGATCTGCTCAACCGCCTGCACGGCGCCATGCTGCATCACCGCGCAAGCAGCGAGTCGCGGCTGATCCTCGACGAGCTGGTCGACTACACGCGCATCCACTTCGCCGTGGAAGAGAGTCTGATGCGCCTGTTCGCCTATGCCGAGTACGAGAAACACAAGGCCTCGCACGACCGTCTGGTCGAGGAGGTCCTGCGGCTTCGCGCACGGCTGCTCGACGAGGGCCATCCGGTCACCTTCGAGCTGCTGCATTTCCTCAAGAAATGGCTGACCCTGCACATTCTCGAGGAGGACAAGCTCTACACGCCGTTCTTCCTCAGCCAGGGCGTGCAGGCGCAGGCGCATAAGCCTTCCTGGCTGCGTCGACTTTGGAAACGCGGCGAATAG
- a CDS encoding DUF3772 domain-containing protein, with product MRLSFRLLLLFALSLLAGLPVPAQAQDAASTAPAPDRVLDTLQSQLDQVKAALGNHPADTALSDLAAAALAVQNQADALIVTLKPRLDSLQARLDVLGPAPAAGSPPEAAEVAAQRRQLGREKASVDAQIKQAQLIGEEAQQLAAQVAALRRDRFQAQLTARTASPFSHAFWSDAARVLPNDLARFGHLLGLIRDDLATAWQPPHRWPFLGGLGVALALLLGGRRVIEQALFVLARRLPQGRLRRSSRALGVALAYVSVLGLAAESVYLGLNWHDTLDPDLAGFARSVVQVLLFAAYVAGLGRALLSARHPSWRLIGLSDAAAARLRPVPRLLAIVVLILGIIERINAQIGASLVATVMARGLLALTISVLIALTLRRLAQTRRVLLAAGEYPARRPLWVGLLMAAAAVAVALVWLGLATGFIAFASFLATQLVWVGVVLGTLYLLTHLAHDLIEALLTPTSRSGKRLQATFGLAPATLDQAATVLSALIRILLCVVALTLVLAPYGAGPDALLDRVGQLFNGLKLGELVIRPGALLDASVVLALGWLGVRALKQWLGTQLLPKTSLDPGLRSSIVTLSGYVGGVLVVALTLAALQVSLQSITWIASALSVGIGFGLQAIVQNFISGLILLAERPVKVGDWVSLTGVEGDIRRINVRATEIKLWDGSTMIVPNSQFITQNVRNVTWGQAQGRVLIRLPMPLDTDADVVARIMLETMRNHPKVLAAPTCSVSLDGIEGGSLIFVAVAFVANPRDAGGVKSDLLFAILAKLRAEKLPLLRPQDMIIHQSPGATVPAASPSQVPPAGG from the coding sequence ATGCGCCTATCGTTCCGACTGTTGCTGTTGTTTGCCCTGTCCCTCCTTGCGGGCCTGCCGGTGCCTGCGCAGGCGCAGGATGCGGCATCGACCGCGCCCGCGCCCGACCGCGTGCTCGATACGCTGCAGAGCCAGCTCGATCAGGTCAAAGCCGCGCTCGGCAACCACCCGGCCGATACCGCCCTGAGCGATCTCGCCGCCGCGGCGCTGGCGGTACAGAACCAGGCCGACGCCCTGATCGTCACCCTCAAGCCGCGCCTGGACAGCCTGCAGGCGCGGCTCGACGTGCTGGGTCCCGCGCCGGCCGCGGGCAGCCCGCCGGAAGCCGCGGAAGTGGCCGCGCAGCGTCGCCAGCTCGGCCGCGAGAAAGCCAGCGTGGACGCCCAGATCAAGCAGGCCCAGCTGATCGGCGAAGAGGCCCAGCAACTGGCCGCGCAAGTGGCCGCATTGCGGCGCGACCGCTTCCAGGCGCAATTGACTGCGCGCACCGCCAGTCCGTTCAGCCATGCCTTCTGGAGCGACGCCGCACGCGTGCTGCCCAACGATCTCGCCCGTTTCGGCCATCTGCTCGGGCTGATCCGCGACGACCTCGCGACCGCCTGGCAACCGCCGCACCGCTGGCCGTTCCTCGGCGGACTCGGGGTGGCCCTGGCCTTGCTCCTCGGCGGGCGGCGGGTGATCGAACAGGCGCTGTTCGTGCTCGCGCGGCGTCTGCCGCAGGGTCGGTTGCGACGCAGCAGCCGGGCACTGGGCGTGGCGCTGGCCTACGTCAGCGTGCTCGGGCTTGCGGCCGAGTCGGTGTATCTGGGCCTCAACTGGCACGACACGCTGGATCCGGACCTGGCCGGTTTCGCACGCTCGGTGGTGCAGGTGCTGCTGTTTGCCGCCTATGTGGCCGGACTGGGTCGCGCGCTGCTGTCGGCGCGGCATCCGAGCTGGCGGCTGATCGGGTTGTCCGACGCGGCGGCCGCCCGGCTGCGCCCGGTGCCGCGGCTGCTCGCGATCGTGGTGCTGATCCTCGGCATCATCGAGCGCATCAATGCGCAGATCGGCGCCAGCCTGGTCGCCACGGTGATGGCGCGCGGCCTGTTGGCCTTGACGATCAGTGTGCTGATCGCGCTCACCCTGCGCCGACTGGCGCAGACCCGTCGCGTCCTGCTCGCGGCCGGCGAGTATCCGGCCCGGCGGCCGCTGTGGGTGGGGTTGCTGATGGCGGCCGCGGCGGTGGCGGTGGCACTGGTCTGGCTGGGACTGGCGACCGGTTTCATCGCCTTCGCCTCGTTCCTCGCCACCCAGCTGGTGTGGGTCGGCGTGGTGCTGGGCACGCTTTACCTCCTCACCCACTTGGCCCACGACCTCATCGAGGCATTGCTGACACCGACCAGCCGCAGCGGCAAGCGCCTGCAGGCCACCTTCGGCCTGGCCCCGGCGACGCTGGACCAGGCGGCGACCGTCCTGTCCGCGCTGATCCGCATCCTGCTCTGCGTCGTCGCCCTGACGCTGGTGCTCGCGCCCTACGGTGCCGGCCCGGACGCGCTGCTCGACCGCGTCGGCCAGCTCTTCAACGGACTCAAGCTGGGCGAGCTGGTGATCCGCCCCGGCGCCCTGCTCGATGCCAGCGTGGTGCTGGCCTTGGGCTGGCTCGGCGTGCGCGCGCTGAAACAGTGGCTGGGCACGCAGCTGCTGCCCAAGACCTCGCTGGATCCGGGCCTGCGCAGCTCGATCGTCACCCTTTCCGGCTACGTCGGCGGCGTGCTGGTCGTGGCGCTGACGCTGGCTGCGCTGCAGGTCAGCCTGCAGAGCATCACCTGGATCGCCAGCGCGCTTTCCGTCGGCATCGGTTTCGGCCTGCAGGCGATCGTGCAGAACTTCATTTCCGGGCTGATCCTGCTCGCCGAGCGGCCGGTCAAGGTGGGCGACTGGGTCAGCCTGACCGGCGTCGAGGGCGACATCCGCCGGATCAACGTGCGCGCCACCGAGATCAAGCTGTGGGATGGCTCGACCATGATCGTGCCCAATTCGCAGTTCATCACCCAGAACGTGCGCAACGTCACCTGGGGCCAGGCCCAGGGGCGGGTGCTGATCCGCCTGCCGATGCCGCTGGACACCGATGCCGATGTCGTGGCCCGCATCATGCTGGAGACCATGCGCAACCATCCCAAGGTGCTGGCCGCACCGACGTGCTCGGTGTCGCTGGATGGCATCGAGGGCGGCTCGCTGATCTTCGTCGCGGTCGCCTTCGTGGCCAATCCGCGCGATGCCGGCGGCGTCAAGAGCGATCTCCTGTTCGCCATCCTGGCCAAGTTGCGGGCCGAAAAGCTGCCCCTGCTGCGCCCGCAGGACATGATCATCCACCAGTCTCCGGGCGCCACGGTACCGGCCGCATCGCCCAGCCAGGTGCCGCCGGCCGGCGGCTGA
- a CDS encoding Ku protein — translation MARPLWNGILSFGLLNLPVALMPGERRVDLHFRLLDARDRKPIRYERVNTETGDEVPWKDIVKAFEYSKGNYVVLEEDDLRAAAPESHETVEVERFVDAGAIPPNYFDKPYVLVPARKAEKGYVLLRETLKKTGKVGIARVVIRTREHLAAVMPQGDALLLMLLRYPQEVIDPAEYPLPTGKPEDYRVSARELDMAAQLVASMSGPWQPESYQDEFRDRLRAVIEKKMKASGAKTALAEETPPTPEHASTNVVDFVSLLKRSLAEKGPVAPAKRAAKSAAKAPAKRAARSPTKATPGRRAGSRSKR, via the coding sequence ATGGCCCGCCCTCTGTGGAACGGCATTCTCTCCTTCGGCCTGCTCAACCTGCCGGTCGCGCTCATGCCGGGCGAGCGCCGGGTCGACCTGCATTTCCGTCTGCTCGACGCCCGCGACCGCAAGCCGATCCGCTACGAGCGGGTCAACACCGAGACCGGCGACGAGGTGCCCTGGAAGGACATCGTCAAGGCGTTCGAATACAGCAAGGGCAACTACGTGGTGCTGGAAGAGGACGACCTGCGCGCCGCCGCCCCGGAAAGCCACGAGACCGTGGAAGTGGAGCGCTTCGTCGATGCCGGCGCCATCCCGCCCAACTATTTCGACAAGCCCTACGTGCTGGTGCCGGCCCGGAAGGCCGAAAAAGGCTACGTGCTGCTGCGCGAGACGCTGAAGAAGACCGGCAAGGTCGGCATCGCACGGGTGGTGATCCGCACCCGCGAGCATTTAGCCGCGGTGATGCCGCAGGGCGACGCGTTGCTGCTGATGCTGCTGCGCTATCCGCAGGAGGTGATCGATCCGGCCGAATACCCGCTGCCCACCGGCAAGCCGGAAGACTACCGAGTGAGCGCACGCGAGCTGGACATGGCGGCCCAGCTGGTCGCCTCGATGAGCGGTCCCTGGCAGCCGGAGTCCTACCAGGACGAGTTCCGTGACCGCCTGCGCGCCGTGATCGAGAAGAAGATGAAGGCGAGCGGCGCCAAGACCGCGCTGGCCGAGGAAACGCCGCCCACGCCCGAGCACGCCAGCACCAACGTGGTCGACTTCGTCTCGCTGCTCAAGCGCAGCCTCGCCGAGAAGGGACCGGTCGCGCCGGCCAAGCGCGCCGCCAAGAGCGCGGCCAAGGCGCCCGCCAAGCGAGCCGCGCGCAGCCCGACCAAAGCCACTCCGGGCCGGCGGGCCGGCTCGCGGAGCAAGCGATGA
- the amaB gene encoding L-piperidine-6-carboxylate dehydrogenase gives MSHSILQALGLGEVQSGTYLGHGEWSRTTDAGELAPVNPATGEVIARVYASSAADYERILERAQAAFEVWRTTPAPRRGEAIRLCGEALRRHKSALGSLVALEMGKIKPEGDGEVQEMIDVADLALGQSRMLYGYTMHSERPGHRMYEQWHPLGLVGIISAFNFPVAVWSWNAFIAAVCGDISIWKPSPKTPLSAIAALKICNEALKDGGFPDLFFLFNDAGDTLAQRFVDDTRIPLISFTGSTRVGRLVGERVARRMGRSLLELGGNNAIILDETADLKLAIPAIVFGAVGTAGQRCTTTRRLIVHASILDEVTQKLVAAYQQVENRIGDPTDPATLMGPLNSAAAVEAYRAAIAQATAAGGKVLTGGKVLDDRKGFFVQPTIIAGLDHTHPVVQTETFAPILYVMPFHTLDESIAMQNAVPQGLSSAIFTQNLKAAERFLSATGSDCGIANVNIGTSGAEIGGAFGGEKETGGGRESGSDAWKAYMRRQTNTINYSDALPLAQGIKFDL, from the coding sequence ATGTCGCATTCCATCCTGCAGGCGCTCGGCCTCGGCGAAGTGCAGTCGGGCACCTATCTCGGCCACGGCGAGTGGTCGCGCACCACCGACGCCGGCGAACTCGCGCCGGTCAATCCGGCCACCGGCGAGGTGATCGCGCGCGTCTACGCCTCCAGCGCCGCGGACTACGAGCGCATCCTCGAGCGCGCGCAGGCGGCCTTCGAAGTCTGGCGCACGACGCCGGCCCCGCGGCGCGGCGAGGCGATCCGCCTGTGCGGCGAGGCGCTGCGCCGGCACAAGAGCGCGCTGGGCTCGCTGGTGGCGCTGGAGATGGGCAAGATCAAGCCCGAGGGCGACGGCGAGGTGCAGGAGATGATCGACGTCGCCGACCTCGCGCTCGGCCAGAGCCGCATGCTCTATGGCTACACCATGCATTCCGAACGCCCCGGCCACCGCATGTACGAGCAATGGCACCCGCTCGGACTCGTCGGCATCATCAGCGCGTTCAACTTCCCGGTCGCGGTGTGGAGCTGGAACGCCTTCATCGCCGCGGTGTGTGGCGACATCAGCATCTGGAAGCCCTCGCCGAAGACGCCGCTGTCGGCCATCGCCGCGCTGAAGATCTGCAACGAGGCGCTCAAGGACGGCGGCTTCCCCGACCTCTTCTTCCTGTTCAACGACGCCGGCGACACCCTGGCGCAGCGCTTCGTCGACGATACGCGCATCCCGCTGATCAGCTTCACCGGCTCGACCCGCGTCGGCCGCCTGGTCGGCGAGCGCGTCGCCCGGCGCATGGGCCGCTCGCTGCTCGAACTCGGCGGCAACAACGCGATCATCCTCGACGAAACCGCCGACCTGAAGCTCGCCATCCCGGCGATCGTGTTCGGCGCGGTCGGCACCGCCGGCCAGCGCTGCACGACCACGCGCCGGCTCATCGTGCACGCCTCGATCCTCGACGAGGTGACGCAGAAGCTGGTCGCCGCCTACCAGCAGGTGGAAAACCGCATCGGCGACCCCACCGACCCGGCCACGCTGATGGGCCCGCTCAACAGCGCCGCCGCGGTCGAGGCCTATCGCGCGGCGATCGCGCAGGCCACGGCGGCCGGCGGCAAGGTGCTGACCGGCGGCAAGGTACTCGACGATCGCAAGGGTTTCTTCGTGCAGCCGACCATCATCGCCGGTCTCGACCATACGCATCCGGTGGTGCAGACGGAAACCTTCGCGCCGATCCTCTACGTGATGCCGTTCCACACGCTGGATGAGTCGATCGCGATGCAGAACGCGGTGCCGCAGGGCCTGTCCTCGGCGATCTTCACGCAGAACCTGAAGGCCGCCGAGCGTTTCCTCTCCGCCACCGGCAGCGACTGCGGCATCGCCAACGTCAACATCGGCACCTCCGGCGCCGAGATCGGCGGCGCCTTCGGCGGCGAGAAGGAGACCGGCGGCGGCCGCGAATCCGGCTCCGACGCCTGGAAGGCCTACATGCGCCGGCAGACCAACACCATCAACTACTCCGACGCGCTGCCACTGGCGCAGGGCATCAAGTTCGATCTGTGA
- a CDS encoding aldehyde dehydrogenase family protein has product MSAATRPCYIANRPWQGDAWLDVRDKYAGEVTCRVAVPDQAAIERAIAAAAKACAPMRAFKPWARQAVLQHCVQRFDERRDELAMALCIEAGKPIKDAAGEVTRLIETFRIAAEEAVRINGETLNLEIAARLDGYRGYTQRVPLGPLAFITPFNFPLNLVAHKVAPAIAAGCPFVLKPSEKTPLGALLIGEILAETDLPEGAFSILPLEGAHAAPLVEDERFKLLSFTGGQVGWELKQRAGRKKVTLELGGNAACIIDADQGPKLDRIVQRLVFGAFYQSGQSCISVQRIYAHRDVYAPLRERLVAATRALKAGDPKQPDTFLGPMIDEAAAERLHGWIEEARAAGARLLCGGNRRGNMLEATLMEDVPRTAKVNRLEVFGPFALLEPFDAIDEAFAKVNDSDYGLQAGIFTDRLGHALRAWNELEQGGVIVNDVPSFRVDNMPYGGVKRSGLGREGVRCAIEDMTELRLMVIREDV; this is encoded by the coding sequence ATGTCCGCCGCCACGCGCCCGTGCTACATCGCCAACCGCCCCTGGCAAGGCGACGCCTGGCTCGACGTGCGCGACAAGTATGCCGGCGAGGTGACGTGCCGCGTGGCGGTGCCCGACCAGGCCGCGATCGAACGGGCGATCGCCGCCGCCGCGAAGGCATGCGCACCGATGCGCGCGTTCAAGCCCTGGGCCCGCCAGGCGGTGCTGCAGCATTGCGTGCAACGCTTCGACGAGCGGCGCGACGAGTTGGCCATGGCGCTGTGCATCGAGGCCGGCAAGCCGATCAAGGATGCCGCCGGCGAAGTCACCCGGCTGATCGAGACCTTCCGCATCGCCGCTGAGGAAGCGGTGCGTATCAACGGCGAAACGCTCAATCTGGAAATCGCCGCGCGGCTGGATGGCTATCGCGGCTACACGCAGCGCGTGCCGCTCGGTCCGCTGGCCTTCATCACGCCGTTCAACTTTCCGCTCAACCTGGTCGCGCACAAGGTGGCGCCGGCGATCGCGGCCGGTTGTCCGTTCGTGCTGAAGCCGTCGGAGAAAACCCCGCTCGGCGCGTTGCTGATCGGGGAAATCCTCGCCGAGACCGACCTGCCCGAGGGCGCTTTCTCGATCTTGCCGCTGGAAGGCGCGCACGCCGCGCCGCTGGTCGAGGACGAACGCTTCAAGCTGCTCTCCTTCACCGGCGGCCAGGTCGGCTGGGAACTGAAACAGCGCGCCGGACGCAAGAAGGTGACGCTGGAGCTGGGCGGCAATGCCGCCTGCATCATCGATGCCGATCAAGGCCCCAAGCTCGACCGCATCGTCCAGCGGCTGGTGTTCGGCGCGTTCTACCAGTCCGGGCAAAGCTGCATCAGCGTGCAGCGCATCTACGCCCATCGCGATGTCTACGCGCCGCTGCGCGAACGGCTGGTCGCCGCCACCCGCGCGCTCAAGGCCGGTGATCCCAAACAACCGGATACCTTCCTCGGCCCGATGATCGACGAGGCCGCCGCCGAGCGGCTGCACGGCTGGATCGAGGAAGCGCGCGCGGCCGGCGCCAGGCTGCTGTGTGGCGGCAACCGCCGCGGCAACATGCTGGAAGCCACGCTGATGGAGGACGTGCCGCGCACGGCCAAGGTCAACCGGCTGGAAGTGTTCGGTCCATTCGCATTGCTCGAGCCCTTCGATGCCATCGACGAGGCCTTCGCCAAGGTCAACGATTCCGACTACGGCCTGCAGGCCGGCATCTTCACCGACCGGCTCGGTCATGCCCTGCGTGCCTGGAATGAACTAGAACAAGGCGGCGTGATCGTCAACGACGTGCCCAGCTTCCGCGTCGACAACATGCCCTACGGCGGCGTCAAGCGCTCGGGCCTGGGCCGCGAGGGCGTGCGCTGCGCCATCGAGGACATGACCGAGCTTCGCCTGATGGTGATCCGCGAGGATGTCTGA
- a CDS encoding MBL fold metallo-hydrolase, translating to MSTPHGIHTIDTGFVRPGFDAAYLIVEAGHGAFIDSGTVHSVPRLLAALAEAGLEPAQVDYLILTHVHLDHAGGAGELLAQLPKATLVVHPRGARHMIDPSQLWAGASQVYGEEVMRRDYGHLRPVPAERVREAADGQCLELAGRRLQCLYTPGHAKHHMAIHDERARACFTGDTFGLSYRELDTDRGPFILPTTTPVQFDPQALHDSIDRLVALKPDRMYLTHFGPVGDIERLAADLHEQIDAMVAFAQAAAGKSDRHAWLCEALADLYAGRASAHGWHGGRKRLREMLNMDIELNAQGLEVWLDQQRRAHADATRRAAH from the coding sequence ATGTCCACTCCCCACGGCATCCATACCATCGACACCGGTTTCGTGCGCCCCGGTTTCGATGCCGCCTATCTGATCGTCGAAGCCGGCCACGGCGCGTTCATTGACTCTGGCACCGTCCACAGCGTGCCGCGGCTGCTCGCCGCGCTGGCCGAGGCGGGGCTGGAACCCGCGCAGGTCGACTACCTCATCCTCACCCACGTGCATCTGGACCATGCCGGCGGCGCCGGCGAGCTGCTGGCGCAGCTGCCCAAGGCCACGCTGGTGGTGCATCCGCGCGGCGCACGGCACATGATCGATCCCTCGCAGCTGTGGGCCGGCGCGAGCCAGGTGTACGGCGAGGAAGTCATGCGCCGCGACTACGGCCACCTGCGGCCGGTGCCGGCCGAGCGCGTACGGGAAGCCGCGGACGGCCAATGTCTGGAACTGGCCGGACGGCGCCTGCAATGCCTGTATACGCCCGGACACGCCAAGCACCACATGGCCATCCATGACGAACGGGCCCGGGCTTGCTTCACCGGCGACACCTTCGGGCTTTCCTACCGCGAACTCGATACCGACCGCGGGCCTTTCATCCTGCCCACCACCACGCCGGTGCAATTCGACCCCCAGGCGCTGCACGATTCGATCGACCGTCTGGTGGCGCTCAAGCCAGACCGGATGTACCTCACCCATTTCGGTCCGGTGGGCGACATCGAGCGACTGGCCGCCGACCTGCACGAGCAGATCGATGCCATGGTCGCCTTCGCCCAGGCCGCCGCCGGCAAGAGCGACCGCCACGCATGGCTGTGCGAGGCGCTGGCCGATCTCTACGCAGGCCGCGCCAGCGCGCATGGCTGGCACGGCGGCCGCAAGCGCCTGCGCGAGATGCTCAACATGGACATCGAGCTCAACGCACAGGGCCTCGAAGTCTGGCTCGACCAGCAGCGGCGCGCTCACGCCGACGCCACGCGCCGCGCCGCACACTGA
- a CDS encoding VOC family protein, giving the protein MNLATVEIKAFVPALDMQLSLAFYAALGFSIPWCSPELAYVHRGHTSFLLQQSADATQAPTCRMHLLVENVDDWYAHALASAPVRACNPHLPPPAERPWGMRDFTLTDPAGVMWRIGQNL; this is encoded by the coding sequence ATGAACCTCGCCACGGTGGAAATCAAGGCCTTCGTGCCGGCCCTCGACATGCAGCTATCGCTGGCTTTCTACGCGGCACTGGGTTTTTCCATCCCCTGGTGTTCGCCCGAGCTGGCCTACGTGCACCGTGGCCATACCAGCTTCCTGCTGCAACAGAGCGCGGACGCGACGCAGGCGCCTACATGCAGGATGCATCTCCTGGTCGAGAACGTGGACGACTGGTACGCGCATGCGCTAGCTTCGGCGCCCGTGCGGGCATGCAACCCGCATCTGCCGCCGCCGGCAGAGCGCCCCTGGGGCATGCGCGACTTCACCCTGACCGATCCGGCCGGCGTGATGTGGCGCATCGGCCAGAACCTCTAG